A genomic stretch from Desulfotignum balticum DSM 7044 includes:
- a CDS encoding NifB/NifX family molybdenum-iron cluster-binding protein — MKIAFPVKEDKGLDSLVNDHFGVAELFLVVDLETGEIQPRTNQKIENPNAGCKTGIFDKAESVDAVVTKCIGDGGQRNMHSADIRVYAAQKDTVGENLELMKSGDLKLFHMFDLCQGKKNKKEGGCGHHH; from the coding sequence ATGAAAATTGCATTCCCGGTCAAAGAAGATAAAGGACTGGACAGCCTGGTCAACGACCATTTCGGCGTGGCAGAGCTGTTTCTGGTGGTGGATCTGGAAACCGGAGAGATCCAGCCCCGGACCAACCAGAAAATTGAAAACCCCAATGCCGGATGTAAAACCGGGATATTTGACAAAGCGGAATCCGTGGATGCCGTGGTCACCAAGTGTATCGGAGACGGGGGGCAGCGAAACATGCACAGCGCGGACATCCGTGTCTATGCCGCACAAAAAGACACGGTGGGCGAAAATTTAGAACTGATGAAATCCGGCGATCTTAAGCTGTTTCACATGTTCGATCTGTGCCAGGGCAAGAAAAACAAAAAAGAGGGTGGTTGCGGACATCATCACTGA
- a CDS encoding N-acyl homoserine lactonase family protein: MTGSLTIHPIVLGTKVFDKSMMTYQHGQGQTYTIPIYAWLIKGGDQTILVDTGEMHPIQSQDREAAINGKIYTFEDGLARHGLTPKDIDIVIHTHLHTDHCENDYKCENARFFVHEKELEAVHNPHPLDYRYLEDYIEDVEDNGQIQVLTADTDIVPGIRMIHTPAHTSGGMTVLVDTPKGKAAITGFCIIDENMDPPPEILGMEMAVIPPGTHVDVYEAYNILETVKKQADILIPLHEPRFAAIDVIGA; this comes from the coding sequence ATGACCGGATCATTGACCATTCATCCCATTGTCTTAGGAACCAAAGTATTTGATAAAAGCATGATGACGTATCAGCACGGCCAGGGCCAGACTTATACCATTCCCATCTATGCCTGGCTTATCAAAGGCGGTGATCAGACCATCTTAGTGGACACGGGCGAGATGCACCCCATCCAGTCCCAAGACCGGGAAGCGGCCATCAACGGCAAAATATACACCTTTGAAGACGGGCTGGCCCGCCACGGGCTCACGCCCAAAGACATCGACATCGTGATCCACACCCATCTGCACACGGACCACTGCGAAAATGATTATAAATGCGAAAACGCCCGGTTCTTTGTTCATGAAAAAGAACTGGAAGCGGTGCACAATCCCCATCCCCTGGATTACCGGTATCTGGAGGACTATATCGAGGATGTTGAAGACAACGGCCAGATACAGGTGTTGACCGCGGACACGGACATTGTCCCGGGCATCCGCATGATCCACACCCCGGCCCACACCTCGGGCGGCATGACCGTGCTGGTGGATACGCCCAAAGGAAAAGCCGCCATCACGGGATTCTGCATTATTGACGAAAACATGGATCCACCGCCGGAAATTTTAGGAATGGAAATGGCTGTGATCCCGCCGGGCACCCATGTGGATGTCTACGAGGCATATAATATTCTGGAAACCGTGAAAAAACAGGCGGACATTCTCATTCCCCTGCACGAACCGCGGTTTGCAGCCATTGACGTGATCGGCGCGTAA
- the cooS gene encoding anaerobic carbon-monoxide dehydrogenase catalytic subunit, producing the protein MPKDIPVTKQVPASDLTTCEATRQMLEKARKDGVVLNLDRAVDMKPCPIGVESACCKHCFMGPCRINPRDPYKKVGICGATIDTITARNLARNVATGSASHNDHGQHILHLFKGIIEKSVTDFSIADTLKLQNLANELGIDTEDRSVEDVAKDLCDELEKTFSNVDGEMPFMKRVPAATLELWRKDGIVPRGAMKEIMEMMSRTHIGCDQDYNHLMKQISRTALADGWGGSMVATELSDIMFGTPSPIVAEVNMGVLKEDHVNVIVHGHEPAMFEGMLAGVNDPFFIQAAKDKGAAGINLVGMCCSGAEMMSRHGIPHAGNFSSTEAVLVTGAVDAMVVDIQCIKQGLAQVAKCYDTHLITTSDRAHIEGATHIQFDETDPRTCTDEVLIKAISRFGARSKPIQIPNQVQKGIQGFSHEYIEYMLGGTFRGSYSPLNDNIINGRIRGVAGVVGCTNPKVKQDYVHVELVRELIKNDVLVLQTGCSQIALSKAGFLTPEAAALAGPGLSEVCETVGMPPVLGLGSCVDNTRILIAASAMVKAGGLGNSIADLPAAGCAPEWMSEKALAIGQYFVSSGVYTVFGVGFPALAGTRFHDLLFDGLEQQGYGKWGMATDPIEIARLMIDHIDKKRRQLGIDKARERVLVDMNDRRALA; encoded by the coding sequence ATGCCCAAGGATATCCCTGTCACCAAACAGGTGCCGGCATCGGATTTAACCACTTGTGAAGCCACCCGCCAGATGCTGGAAAAAGCCAGAAAAGACGGCGTTGTTCTCAACCTGGACCGGGCCGTGGACATGAAACCCTGCCCCATCGGCGTGGAATCGGCCTGCTGCAAACATTGTTTCATGGGGCCCTGCCGCATCAATCCCAGGGACCCGTACAAAAAAGTCGGCATCTGCGGTGCCACCATCGACACCATCACGGCCCGGAACCTGGCCCGGAATGTGGCCACGGGATCAGCGTCCCATAATGACCACGGCCAGCACATCCTTCATCTGTTCAAAGGGATTATCGAAAAAAGCGTGACTGATTTTTCCATTGCCGATACCCTGAAACTGCAAAACCTGGCAAACGAGCTGGGCATTGATACTGAAGACCGGTCTGTGGAAGATGTGGCAAAAGACCTGTGCGATGAGCTGGAAAAAACCTTTTCCAATGTGGACGGGGAAATGCCGTTCATGAAACGGGTGCCCGCCGCCACGCTGGAATTGTGGCGCAAGGACGGCATCGTGCCCAGAGGCGCCATGAAAGAGATCATGGAGATGATGAGCCGGACCCACATCGGGTGCGACCAGGATTACAACCACCTGATGAAACAGATCAGCCGCACGGCCCTGGCCGACGGCTGGGGCGGTTCCATGGTGGCCACGGAACTGTCCGACATCATGTTCGGCACCCCGTCTCCCATTGTGGCGGAAGTGAACATGGGGGTGCTCAAGGAAGATCACGTGAACGTGATTGTCCACGGACACGAACCCGCCATGTTTGAAGGCATGCTGGCGGGGGTGAATGATCCGTTCTTCATCCAGGCCGCCAAAGACAAAGGGGCCGCCGGCATCAACCTGGTGGGCATGTGCTGCTCGGGTGCGGAAATGATGTCCCGCCACGGGATTCCCCATGCCGGCAATTTCTCGTCCACGGAAGCCGTCCTGGTCACGGGGGCCGTGGATGCCATGGTGGTGGATATCCAGTGCATCAAGCAGGGACTGGCCCAGGTGGCAAAATGCTATGACACCCATCTGATCACCACCAGCGACCGGGCCCATATCGAGGGGGCCACCCACATTCAATTTGACGAAACCGATCCCCGGACCTGCACGGATGAAGTCCTGATCAAGGCCATCTCCCGGTTCGGCGCCCGGAGCAAACCGATCCAGATTCCCAACCAGGTCCAGAAAGGGATTCAGGGATTTTCCCATGAATACATCGAATACATGCTGGGCGGCACGTTCAGAGGGTCTTATTCTCCGTTGAACGACAATATCATCAACGGCCGTATCCGGGGCGTGGCCGGGGTGGTGGGCTGCACCAACCCCAAGGTCAAGCAGGATTACGTGCATGTGGAACTGGTCAGGGAACTGATTAAAAACGATGTGCTGGTGCTCCAGACCGGATGTTCCCAGATCGCCCTGTCCAAAGCCGGTTTTCTCACGCCGGAAGCCGCGGCCCTGGCCGGTCCGGGACTGTCCGAGGTGTGTGAGACCGTGGGGATGCCGCCCGTGCTGGGCTTAGGATCGTGCGTGGACAACACCCGGATTCTGATTGCGGCCTCCGCCATGGTCAAGGCCGGGGGGTTGGGCAACAGCATTGCCGATCTGCCTGCAGCCGGGTGTGCGCCGGAATGGATGAGTGAAAAAGCCCTGGCCATCGGTCAGTATTTTGTGTCTTCCGGGGTTTACACGGTATTTGGTGTGGGATTTCCCGCCCTGGCCGGCACCCGGTTCCATGATCTTTTGTTTGATGGGCTGGAACAGCAGGGATACGGCAAATGGGGCATGGCCACGGACCCCATTGAAATTGCCAGGCTCATGATCGATCATATTGACAAGAAACGCAGACAGCTGGGCATTGACAAGGCCCGGGAAAGAGTGCTGGTGGACATGAACGACCGCCGGGCCCTGGCCTGA
- a CDS encoding TetR/AcrR family transcriptional regulator yields the protein MGRKSISHIRKPEILHHTYKVVEDEGFMGMTIGKVATRMGVNSGLLIHYFKSKEGLIMEMVDYLFKISMKSYHAELENHTAPKDRFQCLMRILFTTSGKGPQRDAVFWSCYAMGFRNADIRDRIQAMQKKFITFGIREITAWEKAGLVRVPDKEKAAATILALSEGFGILRNSLKHLDSLEEIARTMRQSALDALGAGGVGPGNDAPVSEPEAIRSAKTASGE from the coding sequence ATGGGCCGCAAAAGCATCTCCCATATCCGAAAACCTGAAATCCTTCACCATACCTATAAAGTGGTGGAAGACGAAGGCTTCATGGGTATGACCATCGGTAAAGTCGCCACCCGCATGGGGGTCAACTCCGGGCTGTTGATCCATTATTTCAAAAGCAAAGAAGGCCTGATCATGGAAATGGTGGATTATCTGTTCAAAATTTCCATGAAATCCTATCACGCGGAACTGGAAAACCACACGGCCCCCAAAGACCGGTTTCAGTGCCTGATGCGCATTTTGTTCACCACCAGCGGTAAAGGACCCCAGCGGGATGCCGTGTTCTGGTCCTGTTACGCCATGGGGTTCAGAAATGCCGATATCCGGGACCGGATCCAGGCCATGCAGAAAAAATTCATTACTTTCGGCATCAGAGAAATCACGGCCTGGGAAAAGGCCGGTCTGGTCAGAGTTCCGGACAAGGAAAAGGCCGCGGCCACGATTCTTGCGCTTTCCGAAGGGTTCGGCATTCTTCGCAATTCATTGAAACACCTGGATTCGTTGGAAGAAATCGCCCGGACCATGCGGCAAAGTGCTTTGGATGCATTGGGTGCCGGTGGCGTGGGCCCGGGCAATGACGCTCCGGTTTCAGAACCTGAAGCCATCAGATCAGCAAAGACAGCGTCAGGGGAATAA
- a CDS encoding AEC family transporter, with amino-acid sequence MLILNTLFPLFILLLLGRILKSSGMTDPRFLAMSDRLVYYVFFPVMLFWKIGTSTPDQGVSAGLCLAGLSGVFLAFAASLAAIRYFKISAFQAGSFCQACFRFNTYIGMALVLTVLGEDGVRHFGILAGVVIPVINVLSVSVLVWYSGGNPSIRENLKYFVRALVSNPLIIGCVAGFLFSRSDLVFPVFVQNTFSLMTSVTLPLALISIGGSLRFKGLADHAGVSLLAAGIKLLLLPLSGFLLLKGFQVTGTAFTAGMIFFSLPTSTAIYVLSGQLNSDTDLASGAIMVSTLLSFIPLTLSLLI; translated from the coding sequence ATGCTGATCCTCAATACCCTGTTTCCCTTATTTATCCTGCTGCTGCTCGGCCGGATTTTAAAATCGTCCGGCATGACGGACCCGCGGTTTCTGGCCATGTCCGACCGGCTGGTATATTATGTGTTTTTTCCGGTTATGCTGTTCTGGAAAATCGGGACCAGTACCCCGGATCAGGGCGTGAGTGCCGGCCTTTGCCTGGCAGGGCTTTCCGGGGTGTTTCTGGCATTTGCCGCAAGCCTTGCGGCGATTCGGTATTTTAAGATTTCCGCGTTTCAGGCAGGATCGTTCTGCCAGGCTTGTTTTCGATTCAACACCTATATCGGCATGGCTCTGGTGTTGACTGTGCTGGGTGAAGACGGGGTACGTCATTTCGGGATTCTGGCCGGGGTGGTCATTCCCGTGATCAATGTGCTGTCCGTGTCCGTGCTGGTTTGGTATTCCGGCGGCAACCCCTCCATCCGGGAAAACCTGAAATATTTTGTCCGGGCCCTGGTATCCAATCCCCTGATTATCGGATGTGTGGCCGGATTTTTGTTTTCCCGGTCAGACCTGGTGTTTCCCGTGTTTGTCCAAAATACGTTTTCTCTGATGACCTCTGTGACCCTGCCTCTGGCATTGATTTCCATCGGCGGGTCTTTGCGGTTCAAGGGTCTGGCCGATCATGCCGGGGTATCGCTGCTGGCCGCCGGGATCAAGCTGCTTTTGCTGCCGCTGTCAGGGTTTTTGCTGCTCAAAGGATTTCAGGTGACGGGCACGGCGTTTACGGCGGGCATGATCTTTTTTTCTTTGCCCACGTCCACAGCGATTTATGTGCTGTCCGGGCAGTTGAACTCGGACACGGATCTGGCATCCGGGGCCATCATGGTTTCCACGCTGCTGTCTTTTATTCCCCTGACGCTGTCTTTGCTGATCTGA
- a CDS encoding M24 family metallopeptidase, whose product MKTESVLTRVPVSEISRRIQALKTRMENTGTGAVFLTHKPDIYYFSGTAQDAYLYVPLDQDPLLFVKRYLPRALAETGIDSVIPVESITRIPGLIHSCQGRVPRSIGLAFDVVPVRDFQFFNTLFNPAVLTDAASVIMDCRMIKSGWEIEQMQAVADLSRQTFSFVCENMRPEESEIAFCGRVEAFARAHGHSGKLLVRHYRAEGFAHHLMSGVSGGQGGALDSPVCGTGTCSAYPYGAGHKLIQRNEPILLDLGTMVNGYHMDETRMLVIGTLPSQAEQAGQAAIDILHHVLEMMQPGILAGEVFTAAVDRAEKLGLAEAFLGLPDLKSRFIGHGVGLELVEAPILSKGNPQELMPGMVFAVEPKFIFQDRFAAGIESVIQVTETRARFLSVTENRMFIL is encoded by the coding sequence ATGAAAACTGAATCGGTTTTGACACGGGTTCCGGTTTCTGAAATATCCCGCCGGATTCAGGCCCTGAAAACCCGCATGGAAAATACGGGCACGGGGGCCGTGTTTCTGACCCATAAACCCGATATCTATTATTTTTCCGGCACGGCCCAGGATGCCTATCTGTATGTGCCCCTGGACCAGGATCCTCTGCTGTTTGTCAAACGGTATCTGCCCCGGGCTCTGGCGGAAACCGGGATCGATTCCGTGATCCCTGTGGAATCCATCACCCGCATCCCCGGGCTGATCCATTCATGTCAAGGAAGGGTGCCCCGGTCCATCGGCCTGGCGTTTGATGTGGTGCCCGTGCGGGATTTTCAGTTTTTTAACACATTGTTTAATCCAGCCGTTCTCACGGATGCCGCCTCGGTGATCATGGATTGCCGCATGATCAAATCCGGCTGGGAGATTGAACAGATGCAGGCCGTGGCCGACCTGTCCCGGCAGACCTTTTCATTTGTCTGTGAAAACATGCGCCCTGAAGAATCAGAGATCGCTTTTTGCGGCCGTGTGGAAGCCTTTGCCCGGGCCCATGGCCATTCCGGCAAGCTTCTGGTGCGGCATTACCGGGCCGAAGGATTTGCCCATCATCTCATGAGCGGGGTTTCCGGCGGTCAGGGCGGGGCTCTGGACAGTCCCGTGTGCGGCACGGGCACATGCAGTGCCTATCCATACGGGGCCGGCCATAAATTGATTCAGAGAAACGAACCCATCCTCCTGGACTTAGGCACCATGGTCAACGGATACCACATGGACGAAACCCGGATGCTGGTGATCGGAACGCTGCCTTCCCAGGCCGAACAGGCCGGACAGGCAGCCATTGATATCCTGCACCACGTCCTGGAGATGATGCAACCGGGTATCTTAGCCGGCGAAGTGTTCACCGCGGCCGTGGATCGGGCGGAAAAACTGGGCCTGGCTGAGGCGTTTCTGGGGCTGCCGGACCTTAAATCCCGGTTTATCGGACATGGCGTGGGCCTGGAACTGGTGGAGGCGCCCATTCTGTCCAAAGGCAACCCACAGGAACTGATGCCCGGCATGGTGTTTGCCGTGGAACCCAAATTTATTTTTCAAGACCGGTTTGCCGCAGGCATTGAAAGCGTCATTCAGGTGACCGAAACCCGTGCCCGGTTTCTGAGCGTCACAGAAAACCGGATGTTCATTCTCTGA
- a CDS encoding hybrid sensor histidine kinase/response regulator yields the protein MPVADNKFKAIVESLEDGYFEVDLAGNLVSFNQAMCDILGYDPSEMTGMNNRIFMDKENAEKVFQTFNQVYETKKGCKAFDWQLIRKDGSVRHVDTSVSLVTGSDGNPVGFHGIARDMTEQKTQALRLQQSQKLEALGTLAAGISHDFNNILSGIFGYAQLAKISLDNPRKASEQMDQVLAAAQRAAELVQQVLSFSRETGDQKKQLRVYLIVKESMKLLRSSFPAFIEMKTRLDSKQMIPADPAKIHQMFMGLCLNAYQTMKKNGGVLTVSLTEEQIIQPLQIQGKEVPAGEYLKLSVTDTGHNRNGKTPDTPVHPDTDAQTTGQLTGGMDLNDVQMIVADHDGVLIVHTRPDNGTTVEIFFPVAGAEKKPASEARAPAPAVSKTQSQRSRKTIMLVDDEKAIRQIFEEFLTGHGYEVALFENGAAALNAFKSDPKSADLVITDMTMPELTGDKLSEKILEIRPDMPIILWCGFSEDISEDTAVGMGIKKYIQKPVSPRDLLQSIRKILDEN from the coding sequence ATGCCTGTGGCGGACAATAAATTCAAAGCCATTGTCGAATCCCTTGAAGACGGTTATTTCGAGGTTGATCTGGCAGGAAATCTTGTCAGTTTCAACCAGGCCATGTGTGATATTTTAGGATATGATCCTTCTGAAATGACGGGAATGAATAACCGGATTTTCATGGACAAAGAAAATGCCGAAAAAGTGTTTCAGACCTTCAATCAGGTGTATGAGACTAAAAAAGGATGCAAAGCCTTTGACTGGCAGCTCATCCGAAAGGACGGATCTGTCCGGCATGTGGATACGTCTGTGTCCCTTGTAACGGGATCGGATGGAAACCCGGTCGGTTTTCACGGCATTGCCAGGGATATGACCGAGCAGAAGACTCAGGCGCTTCGCCTGCAGCAGTCACAGAAACTGGAAGCTCTGGGCACGCTGGCGGCCGGCATCTCTCACGACTTCAACAATATTCTTTCCGGGATATTCGGTTATGCCCAGCTGGCTAAAATCAGTCTGGACAACCCCCGGAAAGCCTCAGAACAAATGGATCAGGTGTTAGCGGCGGCCCAGCGTGCGGCTGAACTGGTGCAGCAGGTATTGTCCTTCAGCCGTGAGACCGGGGATCAGAAAAAACAGTTGCGGGTATATCTGATTGTAAAAGAATCCATGAAACTGCTCCGGTCGTCTTTCCCGGCATTCATTGAAATGAAAACCCGCCTGGATTCAAAACAGATGATACCGGCGGATCCGGCAAAAATTCATCAGATGTTCATGGGCCTGTGCCTGAATGCATATCAGACCATGAAAAAAAACGGGGGCGTGCTGACTGTATCACTGACGGAGGAACAAATTATTCAGCCCCTGCAGATTCAGGGCAAAGAAGTGCCTGCAGGAGAGTATCTGAAACTGTCTGTCACGGATACCGGGCACAACAGAAATGGAAAAACGCCTGACACACCGGTTCATCCGGATACGGATGCCCAAACGACGGGGCAATTGACAGGCGGCATGGATCTAAACGACGTTCAGATGATTGTGGCGGATCATGACGGTGTGCTGATCGTTCACACCCGGCCTGACAACGGGACCACGGTGGAGATCTTTTTCCCGGTGGCCGGGGCTGAAAAAAAACCGGCTTCAGAGGCACGGGCACCGGCACCGGCAGTATCAAAGACCCAATCTCAACGCAGCAGAAAAACCATTATGCTGGTGGATGATGAAAAAGCGATCCGCCAGATTTTTGAGGAATTTCTGACGGGCCACGGATATGAGGTGGCACTGTTTGAAAACGGGGCCGCTGCGCTGAATGCGTTTAAATCAGACCCTAAAAGTGCGGATCTGGTGATCACGGACATGACCATGCCGGAACTGACAGGCGATAAACTGTCTGAAAAAATTCTGGAAATCCGGCCGGACATGCCGATCATTCTGTGGTGCGGTTTCAGTGAAGATATTTCCGAAGACACGGCCGTTGGGATGGGGATCAAAAAATATATTCAAAAACCGGTCAGTCCCCGGGATCTTCTCCAGAGCATCCGAAAAATTCTGGATGAAAACTGA
- a CDS encoding peptidylprolyl isomerase gives MPDLTAVMETSKGTIRLKLFADQTPVTCGNFANLAKRQYYNGLKFHRVINDFMIQGGCPYGNGMGGPGYEFENECKKEIKHDKPGILSMANAGPGTNGSQFFITHGPTPHLDGMHTVFGVVESDADQKVVDSIVQGDTIESVEIQGNVGSLFKKITPRLDEWNKTLNKNFPKLPKA, from the coding sequence ATGCCTGATTTAACCGCTGTCATGGAAACCAGCAAAGGAACCATCCGCCTGAAACTGTTTGCCGATCAAACCCCTGTCACCTGCGGCAATTTTGCCAACCTGGCCAAAAGACAATATTACAACGGACTCAAATTCCACCGGGTGATCAATGATTTCATGATCCAGGGCGGCTGTCCTTACGGCAACGGCATGGGCGGTCCGGGATATGAATTTGAAAATGAATGTAAAAAAGAGATCAAACATGACAAACCGGGAATTCTGTCCATGGCCAATGCCGGGCCCGGAACCAATGGATCCCAGTTTTTCATCACCCACGGCCCCACCCCCCATCTGGACGGCATGCACACGGTCTTTGGTGTGGTTGAAAGCGATGCCGACCAGAAGGTGGTGGACAGCATCGTCCAGGGGGATACCATTGAAAGTGTCGAAATTCAGGGGAATGTGGGGTCTTTATTCAAAAAGATCACGCCCCGTCTGGATGAATGGAACAAGACCTTGAACAAAAATTTTCCCAAACTGCCCAAAGCGTAA
- a CDS encoding 4Fe-4S dicluster domain-containing protein has protein sequence MEKIAPSKGFKLKLAGMPDTSVIRLSRPATVGVSALDIPHIRPKLLVKEKQAVKTGTPLFHDKRDPDIRYVSPGTGTVKQIRFGPRRRLVEVVIALDGMDDFVEFDPVSPADLNSLSDPDLTDRLKQGGMWQTLRQLPSRDTADSRSTPPLIIVCLNGNDLFSPHPGRVLEDKIKPFEFGLAILQRFSDRVIVAARKSSMDRLEPVRHRITHQVADIYPAWDPGAILYHIKTKAEENQAWYIHVEGLIRMARFLETGRYPVETMVTVTKGHDKKPHMITRLGAPVRLLAGNFSPESVITTGQLNGRKVDPDTHLGFFETTLNILPDAPDDEMFGFLRPGLNKPTVSKTFLSCLVNKEVQLDGTLHGEERACINCGYCETICPVDLMPSFIMKALHGDDIEEALQLGLLDCCRCGLCSFTCPSKIELTQILSLGMDTHHKDKQG, from the coding sequence ATGGAAAAAATTGCACCTTCCAAAGGCTTTAAACTGAAACTGGCCGGCATGCCGGACACCAGTGTCATCCGACTTTCCCGACCGGCCACAGTGGGCGTTTCCGCCCTGGACATCCCCCACATCCGGCCCAAACTGCTGGTCAAAGAAAAACAAGCCGTCAAAACCGGCACCCCGTTGTTTCATGACAAACGGGATCCTGACATCCGGTATGTGTCTCCGGGCACCGGCACCGTGAAACAGATCCGGTTCGGCCCCCGGCGCCGCCTGGTCGAGGTGGTGATCGCCCTGGACGGCATGGACGATTTTGTGGAATTCGACCCCGTGTCTCCGGCAGACCTGAATTCCCTTTCAGACCCGGATCTGACCGACCGGCTCAAACAGGGCGGCATGTGGCAGACATTGCGGCAGCTGCCGTCCCGGGACACAGCGGACAGCCGTTCAACCCCGCCTTTGATCATTGTCTGCCTCAACGGCAATGATCTGTTTTCTCCGCATCCGGGCCGGGTCCTTGAGGATAAAATCAAACCGTTTGAATTCGGGCTGGCCATTCTTCAACGGTTCAGCGACCGGGTCATTGTCGCGGCCCGCAAAAGTTCCATGGACCGGCTTGAACCGGTCCGACATAGAATCACCCATCAGGTGGCAGACATCTATCCGGCCTGGGACCCGGGCGCGATTTTATATCACATTAAAACAAAGGCGGAAGAAAACCAGGCCTGGTATATCCATGTGGAGGGCCTGATCCGGATGGCTCGGTTTCTGGAAACGGGCCGGTATCCCGTGGAAACCATGGTGACCGTCACCAAAGGGCACGACAAAAAACCGCATATGATCACCCGCTTAGGCGCACCTGTCCGGTTGCTGGCCGGCAATTTTTCTCCCGAAAGTGTGATCACCACAGGCCAGCTCAACGGAAGGAAAGTGGACCCGGATACCCACCTGGGTTTTTTTGAAACCACGTTGAACATTCTTCCGGACGCGCCCGATGATGAGATGTTCGGATTCCTGAGGCCCGGGCTGAACAAGCCCACAGTATCCAAAACCTTTCTTTCCTGCCTTGTGAACAAAGAAGTTCAGCTGGACGGTACCCTGCACGGCGAAGAGCGGGCCTGTATCAACTGCGGGTATTGTGAAACCATCTGCCCCGTGGATCTGATGCCCAGTTTCATCATGAAGGCCCTGCACGGGGACGACATTGAAGAGGCTTTGCAGCTGGGACTTCTGGATTGCTGTCGATGCGGGCTGTGTTCTTTTACCTGCCCGTCTAAAATCGAGCTGACCCAGATTCTGTCTTTGGGTATGGATACCCATCACAAGGATAAACAAGGATAA
- a CDS encoding NADH:ubiquinone reductase (Na(+)-transporting) subunit B, whose amino-acid sequence MNPIKKIFDLLEHDFSESGNFAKLAPLFDATKTFFFLPSPKTRIGPFIRDHLDLKRYMSVVLLSLMPVLFFGMYNTGFQSGLARGESLDFWSAFLSGAWVVMPIVIVSYAVGFFWEILFAAIRRHPISEGFLVTGMLFPLTLPPTIPLWQAALGISFGVVIGKEIFGGTGRNILNPALTARAFVFFSYPVTMSGNVWVAGANAVDGITGATALAVTADGGTSLTAALADQGFTLPHLFFGLVPGSIGETSALCCLIGAAILTLTRIANYRIILGGMAGLILTALLTWLLPGTYGTWADAGPLYHLCAGGFLFGITFMATDPVSAPGTNPGRWIFGFLIGFLTVILRVANPAFAEGVMLAILFMNVFAPLLDHLVMKHRISKRIPNV is encoded by the coding sequence ATGAATCCCATCAAAAAAATATTCGATCTGCTGGAACACGATTTCAGTGAATCCGGAAATTTCGCGAAACTGGCGCCCCTGTTTGATGCCACCAAAACCTTTTTCTTTCTGCCGTCCCCCAAAACCCGCATAGGGCCTTTTATCCGGGATCACCTGGATCTGAAACGTTACATGAGCGTGGTGCTGCTGTCTTTGATGCCCGTGCTGTTTTTCGGCATGTACAACACGGGGTTTCAGTCCGGTCTGGCCAGAGGAGAATCCCTTGATTTCTGGAGCGCCTTTCTGTCCGGGGCCTGGGTGGTGATGCCCATTGTCATTGTGTCCTATGCCGTGGGATTTTTCTGGGAGATCCTGTTTGCCGCCATCCGGCGCCATCCCATATCGGAAGGGTTTCTGGTCACGGGCATGCTGTTCCCCCTGACCCTGCCCCCCACCATCCCCCTGTGGCAGGCGGCTTTGGGCATCTCCTTCGGTGTGGTCATCGGCAAGGAGATCTTCGGCGGCACGGGCCGGAACATTCTGAACCCGGCACTCACGGCCCGGGCGTTTGTGTTTTTCTCCTATCCCGTGACCATGTCCGGCAATGTATGGGTGGCCGGTGCCAATGCCGTGGACGGCATCACCGGTGCCACGGCCCTGGCCGTCACGGCCGACGGCGGCACCAGCCTGACCGCGGCCCTGGCCGACCAGGGATTCACCCTGCCGCATCTGTTTTTCGGGCTGGTGCCCGGCAGTATCGGAGAAACCTCGGCCCTGTGCTGCCTGATCGGAGCCGCCATTCTGACGCTCACCCGCATCGCCAACTATCGGATCATTCTGGGCGGCATGGCCGGACTGATTCTGACCGCGCTGCTGACCTGGCTTCTTCCGGGCACCTACGGCACCTGGGCCGATGCCGGCCCATTGTACCATCTGTGCGCCGGCGGGTTTTTGTTCGGCATCACCTTTATGGCCACGGACCCCGTGTCTGCGCCCGGCACCAATCCGGGCCGGTGGATTTTCGGGTTTCTCATCGGATTTCTCACCGTGATCCTGCGGGTGGCCAACCCGGCCTTTGCCGAGGGCGTGATGCTGGCCATCCTGTTCATGAACGTATTTGCCCCGCTGCTGGATCATCTGGTCATGAAACACCGCATTTCAAAGAGGATTCCCAATGTCTGA